In Arthrobacter sp. CJ23, the genomic window TTCTTGCCGGACGAGAACTGCGGGATCTCAACGGCCTCCCAGTGCCCGGAAGTGGCCGGGAAATTGGTCTTGTAGCCGGTCAGCGACCACCACTGAGTGGTGGTGGAGGCCATCTTGCCAGAATCGAAATACGAGTAGAGGGCGGGCTTGTCCTTGTAGGTCTGGTTCGACACGAGGTCGTTGTCGATGAGCTGTTGGACGATGTCTGCTGCGGCAAGGGTGGCCTTGTCCGTGAAGTTGACCTTCCACTTGTCGCCGTCGATCGAGAACCATTCAGCGCCGCCTTGCTGGGCGAGGTTCATCAGGGTGCTCGGGTCCTCGCCGGCCAGGTTAGTGACGTCAACGCCGTTCGCCTTGAAGGTCTTGCCCGCGTCCACGAACTCCTGCCATGTAGTGGGCACCTTAACGCCGAATTTGGCGTAGGTGTCTTTGTTGATGATCATGAACTGGCCATCGGCTCCCGCAGGAATGCCGTAGTACTGGCCGTTGACCTTTGCGGCAGCCTTGGCGCCGTCGTTGTACTTGTCCTCGGTGGGCTTGACGGCGTCGGTGATGTCCTGGGCCCAACCATTGACGACCATTGTGGTCAGGGGTGCGAAGCCCTGAACCAGGCAGGGAACGCCGCTCTTGGCTTCCATGGCGTTCCGGAAGTTCGTGGAGGTTGCCGTGTTGGAGGCCTGCAGGACGTAGTTGACCTTGACGTCGCTCTGGGCGGCGTTGAAGGCGTCAGCCATCGACTTGCCCGTCTCGGCATTCCAGCCCCACACGTCGATGGTGACGGGGCCTGACTGAACCTTCTGCGCAGCGGGGGCTGCTCCGCCAGCGCAGGCCGACAGCATGGCTGCGGCGGCGAGCGCGGCGCTCAGTGCGAGCATCTTTCCAGGTGCTTTCTTCATGTCTTTCTCTCCTTTGAGTCTTTCCTGTTGGGGGTGATTCTGAGGTGCGGTGGTGGGAATGCGTTATCC contains:
- a CDS encoding ABC transporter substrate-binding protein encodes the protein MKKAPGKMLALSAALAAAAMLSACAGGAAPAAQKVQSGPVTIDVWGWNAETGKSMADAFNAAQSDVKVNYVLQASNTATSTNFRNAMEAKSGVPCLVQGFAPLTTMVVNGWAQDITDAVKPTEDKYNDGAKAAAKVNGQYYGIPAGADGQFMIINKDTYAKFGVKVPTTWQEFVDAGKTFKANGVDVTNLAGEDPSTLMNLAQQGGAEWFSIDGDKWKVNFTDKATLAAADIVQQLIDNDLVSNQTYKDKPALYSYFDSGKMASTTTQWWSLTGYKTNFPATSGHWEAVEIPQFSSGKKATPGRSTASFVPVGCENPEAVVKYADWLLTPEGIQAGKNPKTGSVGLPTSLKDPSAYVKDIVPKGFFVDDAKAAEVMVDAQKATIGKFELGPNYDAWFPELQDQWGKAVAGKIKLSEALKNVQDFVASDLQKKGISFTAAS